One segment of Natranaeroarchaeum aerophilus DNA contains the following:
- a CDS encoding cation:proton antiporter regulatory subunit, with product MVVHESDLPGVGKKFEIDLKGEEKLVIVIHNTGKRELFVRKTPDADSEKLFELSDKLARQVGTIMEGAYFQPIKDTDVSTALGEDTLIEWAKVTADAEIAGGTLGDAAVRNRTGASIIAIQRGEETIESPTAETTIESGDTLVALGDMASHERLERLAGGEPLDEEQLNGDE from the coding sequence ATGGTAGTCCACGAGAGCGACCTTCCCGGGGTCGGCAAGAAGTTCGAGATCGATCTGAAAGGCGAGGAGAAACTCGTTATCGTCATCCACAACACCGGCAAGCGAGAGCTGTTCGTCCGAAAGACGCCCGACGCCGATTCGGAAAAGCTGTTCGAGCTATCGGACAAACTCGCCCGACAGGTCGGGACGATCATGGAAGGTGCGTACTTCCAGCCGATCAAGGACACCGACGTCAGCACCGCGCTGGGCGAGGACACGCTGATCGAGTGGGCAAAGGTGACAGCCGACGCCGAGATTGCCGGTGGGACGCTGGGTGATGCCGCGGTACGAAACAGGACTGGCGCGTCGATCATCGCGATCCAGCGCGGCGAGGAGACGATCGAGAGCCCGACCGCGGAAACGACGATCGAGAGCGGTGACACGCTCGTCGCGCTCGGCGATATGGCGAGCCACGAGCGACTCGAACGGCTCGCGGGAGGAGAACCGCTAGACGAGGAGCAGCTGAACGGCGACGAATAG
- a CDS encoding cation:proton antiporter has translation MAELELIHVGVMFAVLAIAGGLANRVGQSVIPFYLVAGILMGEAVLGSVGTLSLDAVGLTIAGSDLWLDPDSEFIHLGAELGIVFLLFFLGLEFSMERLIESKERIGKAGTIDLLNFLPGMLIGYLFFGGIVEAVLLGGIVYISSSAIITKSLIDLGWIANNESSPMLGTLVYEDMVIALYLAVVSALLLGAGGIEGATTDILLAVGVLFVLVFAVYFGTEYFQEFLEIDSIELTVLRTVAITVFVAGGALALGVSEAVAAFFVGMGFSSTSHVHEIEELLIPIRDVFAAVFFFWIGLLTDPFVFLDTTVAGLILAAVALSGPTKFLTGYLGGRVYDLDERRSFRVACGMTTRGEFSLIIAAIATSASVDQWGQAVTETIPSIAVGYVLVMSVLGTLAMQYADRLWLIAEPILVEDEDVTPAD, from the coding sequence ATGGCGGAGCTAGAGCTGATTCACGTCGGCGTGATGTTCGCAGTGCTCGCCATCGCTGGCGGCCTCGCGAACAGGGTCGGACAGTCGGTGATCCCGTTCTATCTGGTCGCCGGGATCCTGATGGGTGAAGCGGTGCTCGGAAGCGTCGGAACCCTCTCGCTCGACGCGGTCGGACTGACGATCGCCGGGAGCGACCTCTGGCTCGATCCCGACTCGGAGTTCATCCATCTCGGGGCGGAGTTAGGAATCGTCTTCTTGCTCTTTTTCCTCGGGCTGGAGTTCAGCATGGAACGGCTCATCGAGAGCAAAGAGCGGATCGGGAAGGCCGGAACGATCGACCTGCTGAACTTCCTGCCCGGCATGCTGATCGGCTACCTCTTTTTCGGCGGGATCGTGGAGGCCGTCCTGCTGGGCGGGATCGTCTACATCTCCTCGTCGGCGATCATCACCAAGTCGCTGATCGATCTGGGCTGGATCGCCAACAACGAGAGTAGCCCGATGCTCGGCACGCTGGTCTACGAGGACATGGTGATCGCGCTGTATCTCGCCGTCGTCTCGGCACTCTTGCTCGGCGCGGGCGGGATCGAGGGTGCGACGACCGACATCCTGCTCGCCGTCGGCGTCCTGTTCGTGCTCGTCTTCGCCGTCTACTTCGGCACCGAGTACTTCCAGGAGTTCCTCGAGATCGACTCAATCGAGCTAACGGTGCTGCGAACGGTCGCGATCACGGTCTTCGTCGCCGGGGGCGCGCTCGCGCTCGGCGTCAGCGAAGCCGTCGCGGCCTTCTTCGTCGGGATGGGCTTTTCGAGCACCTCGCACGTCCACGAGATCGAGGAGCTGTTGATCCCCATCCGGGACGTCTTCGCCGCCGTCTTCTTCTTCTGGATCGGCCTGCTGACCGATCCCTTCGTCTTCCTCGATACGACCGTCGCTGGACTGATCCTTGCGGCAGTCGCTCTCTCGGGGCCGACGAAGTTCCTCACCGGCTATCTGGGCGGGCGCGTGTACGATCTCGACGAGCGCCGATCGTTCCGGGTCGCCTGCGGGATGACCACCCGCGGGGAGTTCTCCCTGATTATTGCGGCGATCGCCACGTCCGCGAGCGTGGACCAGTGGGGACAGGCCGTCACCGAGACGATCCCCTCGATCGCCGTCGGCTACGTGCTCGTGATGAGCGTCCTCGGAACGCTGGCGATGCAGTACGCCGACCGCCTGTGGCTCATCGCCGAGCCGATCCTCGTCGAGGACGAAGACGTGACACCGGCCGACTGA
- a CDS encoding cytochrome P450, protein MTTADSSGSSPRPFADIPGPEGDPLLGNTAEFVDDQLGFYTRVARTHGPIARYSIGRYEFLQVSDPEYVQQVLVRNNQAYTKGERFQSTLRPALGNGLLTSEGSFWRSQRHAVEPAFHPDALQGFGDVMVEATERLCAEWTAGHQRDIHDDMMSLTVEIAAEALFDIDIRDEEEAIADALETVMDRATKRIRRPIDIPDWAPTPGNRRFDRAMDDLHAVADRIIDQHEEGTGNGIDVVSLLQSKDDPPSREQIRDEVVTILLAGHETTALALTYTLHLLSENPRQRAALQAELDDVLGGDRPTVADLPDLPYTEQVVKEGMRIYPPVYDLIREAAEPDVIGGYRIPEGTSVTFQQWVLHRDPRLYDDPLEFRPGRWTDGFERELSAFAYFPFGGGPRRCIGDRFAMMEARLVLATMLQDWTVESTVDELSFAPSLTLRPDGPVEMIPRRA, encoded by the coding sequence ATGACGACAGCAGACTCATCCGGGTCGTCGCCACGTCCGTTTGCCGACATCCCCGGCCCTGAGGGGGACCCGCTGCTCGGCAACACCGCCGAGTTCGTCGACGACCAGCTCGGGTTCTACACGCGTGTCGCACGTACGCACGGGCCGATCGCCCGCTACAGTATCGGTCGCTACGAGTTCCTCCAGGTGAGCGATCCCGAGTACGTCCAGCAGGTGCTGGTACGCAACAATCAGGCGTACACGAAGGGCGAACGCTTTCAGAGCACCCTCCGACCAGCGCTGGGGAACGGGCTGCTCACCAGCGAGGGGTCGTTCTGGCGCTCGCAACGCCACGCCGTCGAGCCGGCGTTCCATCCCGATGCCCTCCAGGGGTTCGGCGACGTGATGGTCGAGGCGACCGAACGGCTCTGTGCGGAGTGGACGGCCGGCCACCAGCGCGATATCCACGACGATATGATGTCCCTGACCGTGGAGATCGCCGCCGAGGCGCTGTTCGATATCGATATCCGCGATGAAGAGGAGGCGATCGCGGACGCCCTGGAGACCGTGATGGATCGGGCGACAAAGCGGATCCGGCGGCCGATCGACATCCCCGACTGGGCCCCGACGCCGGGGAACCGTCGGTTCGACCGGGCGATGGACGACCTCCACGCCGTCGCCGACCGGATCATCGACCAGCACGAGGAGGGCACCGGGAACGGCATTGACGTCGTCTCGCTGTTGCAGTCGAAGGACGATCCGCCCTCCCGCGAGCAGATCCGTGACGAGGTCGTCACGATCCTGCTTGCCGGCCACGAGACGACCGCGCTCGCGCTAACCTATACCCTCCACCTGCTCTCGGAGAACCCACGGCAACGAGCAGCGTTACAGGCGGAACTCGACGACGTGCTCGGCGGTGACCGGCCGACGGTTGCCGACCTCCCCGACCTGCCCTACACCGAACAGGTCGTCAAAGAGGGGATGCGGATCTACCCGCCGGTGTACGATCTGATCAGGGAGGCCGCCGAGCCGGACGTGATCGGAGGGTATCGGATCCCCGAAGGGACCTCGGTTACCTTCCAGCAGTGGGTGCTCCACCGCGATCCCCGGTTGTACGACGACCCGCTCGAGTTCCGTCCGGGGCGCTGGACCGACGGGTTCGAGCGGGAACTGTCGGCGTTCGCGTACTTCCCCTTCGGCGGCGGACCGCGCCGCTGTATCGGCGACCGCTTTGCGATGATGGAGGCCCGACTGGTGCTCGCGACCATGCTGCAGGACTGGACCGTCGAGTCGACCGTCGACGAGCTCTCCTTCGCACCGTCGCTCACGCTCCGACCCGATGGACCGGTAGAGATGATCCCACGGCGAGCGTAG
- a CDS encoding mechanosensitive ion channel family protein has protein sequence MQALAVGVVESVQALSVWRQVAVVILFAAALATAVEIAARWWLSRRSPDDALSIVFEVLHVPLYLSVILAGAYTVVQLLQPPRLGFVLEAATLSVLVILWAWGIRRLGGEWLARLDKTNPVHDIAPVLKNLWTATIVAVAAGLLLSVWDIDLTPLLASAGLFGIIIGFAARDAIANFVGGIALFVDDTYKPGDFVVLESGDKGTVIDISLRSTTILTRDRVMVTVPNAVLNSTQVINESSPHRYKRMRVPVGVEYGTDPERVEEIFYEALEAESDIMSSPPTEVRFVEFGDSALQFELRGYIPHSTRESRARHAVNKRVHRRLREEGIEIPFPQRTLTYGDEAQTESTETFDVTPHDQK, from the coding sequence ATGCAGGCGCTCGCCGTCGGCGTCGTCGAAAGCGTTCAGGCCCTCTCCGTCTGGCGACAGGTAGCGGTCGTGATCCTCTTTGCGGCGGCGCTGGCGACGGCCGTTGAGATCGCCGCCCGGTGGTGGCTCAGCCGCCGATCACCAGATGACGCGCTCTCGATCGTCTTCGAGGTGTTACACGTCCCGCTGTATCTCTCGGTGATCCTCGCTGGGGCGTACACCGTCGTACAGCTACTCCAGCCACCACGGCTCGGCTTCGTCCTCGAGGCGGCAACGCTGTCGGTACTCGTCATCCTCTGGGCCTGGGGGATCCGACGGCTCGGCGGAGAATGGCTCGCTCGCCTCGACAAGACGAACCCGGTACACGATATCGCGCCCGTACTGAAGAACCTCTGGACGGCGACGATTGTCGCCGTTGCGGCGGGGCTGTTGCTGTCGGTCTGGGATATCGATCTGACGCCGCTGCTTGCTTCCGCCGGACTGTTCGGCATCATCATCGGCTTTGCCGCGCGGGACGCCATCGCCAACTTCGTCGGCGGGATTGCGCTGTTCGTCGACGACACGTACAAACCGGGCGACTTCGTCGTGCTCGAATCCGGCGACAAGGGTACTGTCATCGATATCAGCCTCCGGAGCACGACGATTCTGACCCGGGACCGCGTGATGGTGACGGTCCCGAACGCCGTGTTGAACTCGACGCAGGTCATCAACGAGTCCTCTCCGCACCGGTACAAACGCATGCGTGTCCCGGTCGGCGTCGAGTACGGAACCGATCCGGAGCGAGTCGAGGAGATATTCTACGAGGCGCTCGAAGCGGAATCGGATATCATGTCCTCACCACCGACCGAGGTCCGGTTCGTCGAGTTCGGCGACTCGGCGCTCCAGTTCGAACTGCGGGGATACATCCCCCACTCCACGCGGGAGTCACGGGCACGCCACGCGGTCAACAAGCGCGTCCACAGACGGCTCCGCGAGGAGGGGATCGAGATCCCGTTCCCACAGCGTACGCTGACCTACGGAGACGAAGCGCAGACCGAGTCCACAGAGACGTTCGACGTGACACCCCACGATCAGAAATGA
- a CDS encoding amino acid permease, whose amino-acid sequence MPEELDRDLGLASVVAISMGAMIGSGIFILPGLAMAEAGPAVILAFVIAAVLVLPAAVSIAELGTAMPEAGGDYIFIERGMGPGAGTIAGLGTWLMLMFKGALALVGGMLYLGPIFSRLGVDVSGELVGPVPIENAAIGLSYALEITHLELIAVVIGALLITINVVGVKQTGGLQKILVLVMLFILGGFVALSAGNIEGGSYDGFFAEGSVGLFAATAMVLISYGGVTKVAAVAEEIENPGRNLPLGLLLSLGLTTGLYALIVFVLVGTVDAATLEGSEIPMVDGVEPFFGFLGVILIVVAAMFALISTANAGILTASRYPFALSRDNLLPDGFATVSDRFHTPVTSILITGAAMLFIIVTLPVEEIAKTAGAFQIVVYILVCLSLIAFRRRDPDWYDPDFRSPLYPWIQLFGVFAGLGILTQMDLLPQIGGVGIALLGALWYWVYGRQRVDRRGIVGEAIIDQVEPTTEASETPYRIVVPIADLDRERHHLRLAAASAANHDGEAELVVMNVITVPDQTSLAQEVGYEQERIDRQHVLLEEAEHIAEELEIGLRTRAIVGRDVGDTILHVVEQEQADDVLMGWSGSRKRRERVLGTHIDRVIEQAECEVTLVRHDGADNVGDVVAFVGEGPYSSVAVRKAAAFVQSADDATLTLVNVQSGDPSEDTADAIERGQSIIDETAQSVGLDEYDSNVVVTDDIESELVSIAQGYDTTCLGVSRAGSVERILSGAIPETIGEQVSGTIVLVRSGESTDRSLRSAILRRLTES is encoded by the coding sequence ATGCCTGAAGAATTAGATCGAGATCTTGGACTCGCGTCGGTCGTAGCGATCAGTATGGGTGCGATGATCGGCAGTGGGATCTTTATTTTACCGGGACTGGCGATGGCCGAAGCGGGCCCGGCCGTAATCCTCGCGTTCGTCATCGCAGCAGTGCTCGTGCTCCCCGCGGCGGTCAGCATCGCCGAACTGGGGACGGCGATGCCCGAAGCGGGCGGGGATTACATTTTCATCGAGCGAGGGATGGGACCGGGCGCGGGGACGATCGCCGGACTCGGGACGTGGCTGATGCTGATGTTCAAGGGAGCGCTCGCGCTCGTTGGCGGAATGTTGTATCTCGGACCGATCTTCAGCAGACTCGGCGTCGACGTCTCCGGCGAACTGGTCGGCCCGGTTCCGATCGAAAACGCGGCGATCGGCCTCTCGTACGCGCTCGAAATTACGCACCTCGAACTGATCGCCGTGGTTATCGGAGCGTTGCTTATTACGATCAACGTCGTCGGCGTCAAACAGACCGGCGGCCTCCAGAAGATCCTCGTCCTCGTGATGTTGTTCATTCTCGGCGGGTTCGTCGCGCTTTCCGCGGGTAACATCGAGGGAGGGAGTTACGATGGCTTCTTCGCCGAGGGGTCGGTCGGCCTGTTCGCGGCGACCGCAATGGTGTTGATCTCGTACGGCGGCGTCACGAAAGTCGCAGCGGTTGCCGAGGAGATCGAAAACCCCGGCCGGAACCTCCCGCTCGGCCTGTTGCTCTCGCTCGGGCTCACGACCGGGCTGTACGCACTGATCGTGTTCGTCCTCGTCGGTACCGTCGACGCCGCAACCCTGGAGGGATCGGAGATTCCGATGGTCGACGGCGTCGAACCGTTCTTCGGATTCCTCGGGGTCATCCTGATCGTCGTTGCGGCTATGTTCGCCCTGATCAGCACGGCGAACGCGGGGATCCTCACGGCGTCGCGATATCCGTTCGCGCTGAGCCGTGACAACCTCCTGCCCGACGGGTTCGCGACAGTTAGCGACCGGTTCCACACGCCCGTCACGTCGATCCTGATCACCGGCGCGGCGATGCTGTTTATTATCGTGACGCTGCCGGTCGAGGAGATCGCCAAGACCGCGGGAGCGTTCCAGATCGTGGTGTACATCCTCGTCTGTCTCTCCCTGATCGCATTCCGTCGCCGGGATCCGGACTGGTACGATCCCGACTTCCGCTCGCCGCTGTACCCGTGGATACAGCTGTTCGGCGTGTTCGCAGGGCTGGGAATCCTCACGCAGATGGACCTGCTCCCACAGATCGGCGGTGTCGGGATCGCCCTGCTCGGCGCGCTGTGGTACTGGGTGTACGGTCGTCAACGGGTCGATCGTCGAGGGATCGTCGGAGAGGCGATCATCGACCAGGTCGAACCGACGACCGAGGCGTCGGAAACGCCGTACAGGATCGTCGTCCCGATCGCCGATCTCGACCGGGAGCGACACCATCTGCGCCTCGCCGCTGCGAGCGCGGCAAACCACGACGGCGAAGCCGAGCTCGTCGTGATGAACGTCATCACCGTTCCTGATCAGACCTCTCTGGCTCAGGAGGTCGGCTACGAGCAAGAACGGATCGACCGCCAGCACGTCCTGCTCGAAGAGGCGGAACATATTGCCGAAGAGCTGGAAATCGGCCTCCGGACACGCGCAATCGTCGGTCGTGACGTTGGCGACACGATCCTGCACGTCGTCGAGCAAGAGCAGGCGGACGACGTGTTGATGGGCTGGTCGGGATCACGCAAACGCCGCGAGCGTGTCCTGGGCACTCACATCGATCGGGTTATCGAGCAGGCGGAGTGTGAGGTCACGCTCGTGAGACATGACGGCGCGGACAACGTCGGTGACGTGGTCGCATTCGTTGGCGAGGGACCGTACTCCTCGGTCGCCGTTCGAAAGGCGGCAGCGTTCGTTCAGTCGGCCGACGACGCGACGCTGACGCTAGTGAACGTACAATCGGGCGATCCGAGCGAAGACACTGCCGACGCTATCGAACGAGGGCAGTCGATCATCGACGAAACGGCCCAGTCCGTCGGCCTCGACGAGTACGATTCCAACGTTGTCGTGACAGACGACATCGAATCCGAACTCGTCTCGATCGCCCAGGGCTACGACACGACCTGTCTCGGTGTGTCGCGAGCGGGGTCGGTCGAGCGCATCCTCTCCGGTGCGATTCCGGAGACGATCGGTGAGCAGGTATCCGGGACGATCGTGCTCGTCCGAAGCGGTGAAAGCACCGATCGATCGCTCCGCTCGGCAATCCTGCGACGCCTCACAGAGTCATAA
- a CDS encoding histidine kinase, whose translation MATTTDTRSNLIGTVATTELAAGAAGGFVGSVLFGLLMQFVIPAPMLEMAIPAMYGIEGPALAAGWAIHQFHGVVLGIAYVLLVGNTGLSARAGTLPDAIPLGVAYGILTTVLLAVLVMPLWLGAMNFGGAPPFPNVAFPATLLSTVGHVMFAVPVAVAYALAAGE comes from the coding sequence ATGGCAACGACAACCGACACCCGTTCGAATCTGATCGGCACCGTCGCAACGACCGAGCTCGCCGCCGGAGCCGCCGGTGGCTTCGTCGGCAGCGTCCTGTTCGGGCTGCTTATGCAGTTCGTGATTCCCGCGCCCATGCTGGAGATGGCGATTCCCGCGATGTACGGGATCGAGGGGCCGGCGCTCGCGGCCGGCTGGGCGATTCACCAGTTCCACGGTGTCGTCCTCGGTATCGCCTACGTCCTGCTGGTCGGCAACACCGGCCTCAGCGCCCGGGCGGGCACGCTACCCGACGCGATCCCCCTCGGCGTCGCGTACGGCATTCTGACCACCGTACTGCTTGCCGTGCTCGTGATGCCGCTCTGGCTCGGTGCGATGAACTTCGGCGGCGCGCCGCCGTTCCCGAACGTCGCGTTCCCCGCGACGCTGCTGAGTACCGTCGGCCACGTCATGTTCGCCGTACCCGTGGCCGTCGCCTACGCGCTGGCCGCTGGAGAGTAG
- a CDS encoding Sjogren's syndrome/scleroderma autoantigen 1 family protein, which produces MSEFDKEAEREKLREKYGEEQADREATEHMSELLLQGATMTNKHCDACGDPVFRQSGQEFCPSCGQAADQDVAERTAAVETDSGDGQPAPTDRQPTASEESPQREVSTGHQQPQARAPPEPQGGDTAEEPSTTPTQHAGTPSGDLAEAQAALADSITQLARQAAQESDPRQAKERLAAAREAAEALDALRR; this is translated from the coding sequence ATGAGCGAGTTCGACAAGGAAGCCGAGCGCGAGAAGCTACGCGAGAAGTACGGCGAGGAACAGGCAGACCGCGAGGCCACCGAACACATGAGCGAACTGCTCCTGCAGGGCGCGACGATGACGAACAAACACTGTGACGCCTGCGGCGATCCGGTTTTCCGACAGAGCGGCCAGGAGTTCTGTCCCAGCTGCGGCCAGGCGGCCGATCAGGACGTCGCCGAGCGAACCGCCGCGGTCGAGACGGACTCCGGCGACGGGCAGCCAGCGCCGACCGACCGGCAGCCGACAGCCTCCGAGGAGTCGCCCCAGCGGGAAGTGTCGACCGGGCACCAGCAGCCACAGGCCCGCGCTCCCCCGGAGCCACAGGGCGGCGACACCGCCGAAGAGCCATCGACAACACCCACGCAACACGCCGGGACGCCGAGTGGCGACCTCGCGGAGGCCCAGGCCGCACTGGCCGATTCGATCACCCAACTGGCGCGACAGGCGGCCCAGGAGTCGGACCCACGACAGGCAAAAGAACGACTCGCCGCGGCCCGCGAGGCCGCCGAAGCGCTCGACGCCCTGCGTCGGTAG
- a CDS encoding DEAD/DEAH box helicase, which yields MASTDADTQYVDHPNLVPSFIERRLYQLQLAGTAAEGHTLVCLPTGLGKTTVSLLVTARRLDEVGGKALFLAPTKPLVQQHADFYREALNLADEEVVVFTGDVSPDDRAALWESSTIIIATPQVIENDLVGGRISLRDVTHLTFDECHRATGDYAYNYIAERYHADASDPLVTGMSASPGGDEEEILEVCENLGIGDVEVMTEEDADVAEYTHDTDVEWERIELPEEITEIRDALNEVIEDRLEKLRELGVTGKRSADLSENDLQSMRAELQKLMNNDQSEGYKGMSLHAEIRKLKTAVTYVETQSVEALERYFDRLRNAARSSGASKADQRLVSDPRIRQAMKDVNAYDDIHPKFSRMHVLLAETLGIEQGERVIVFTESRDTAEILTDFLNENFDARRFVGQGDREGSDGMTQKEQQETLDAFRNAEFEVLVSTSVAEEGLDVPEVDLVLFYEPVPTAIRSIQRKGRTGRQDEGRVVVLLAEDTRDEAYFWISRRREQQMEDELRELKSATDEIVEELDDSQQQLGDFGGSAEAASADGGGTGASASDPGSDVQPGLQEFAGDGEDRDEGDEPEDDADEGDAEPTEEDADDAVVATPDTEDDRIEIVADQRELDANIARELSKREDVQTRLETLAVGDYILSDRVAVERKTVDDFLDTLTGGDRSMFEQVGDAARHYSRPVVIIEGADLYGKRDVHPNAIRGALSSLAVDFGASVLRTEDEDETRELLAVIAGREQENEDREVSVHGEKQSKTLAEQQEYVVASIADIGPVTARSLLSEFGTVEAVMTAREDDLMEAEGVGKVTAERIREVIGGEYTGL from the coding sequence ATGGCCTCCACGGATGCGGACACACAGTACGTGGACCACCCCAATCTCGTCCCATCGTTCATCGAGCGGCGGCTCTACCAGCTCCAGCTCGCCGGAACGGCGGCGGAGGGTCACACGCTGGTCTGTCTCCCGACTGGACTCGGCAAGACGACGGTGAGCCTGCTTGTCACCGCCCGGCGGCTCGACGAGGTCGGCGGCAAAGCGCTCTTTCTCGCGCCGACAAAGCCGCTGGTCCAGCAACACGCTGACTTCTACCGGGAGGCGCTGAACCTCGCTGACGAGGAGGTCGTCGTCTTCACGGGCGACGTGAGCCCCGACGACCGCGCAGCCCTCTGGGAGAGCTCGACGATCATCATCGCGACGCCGCAGGTTATCGAGAACGACCTCGTGGGCGGGCGGATCAGCCTCCGCGACGTCACCCACCTCACCTTCGACGAGTGCCATCGCGCAACCGGCGACTACGCGTACAACTACATCGCCGAGCGCTATCACGCCGACGCGAGCGATCCGCTCGTCACCGGGATGAGCGCCTCGCCCGGCGGCGACGAGGAGGAGATCCTCGAGGTCTGTGAGAACCTCGGAATCGGCGACGTCGAGGTGATGACCGAGGAGGACGCCGATGTGGCCGAGTACACTCACGACACCGATGTCGAGTGGGAGCGGATCGAACTGCCAGAGGAGATCACCGAGATCCGTGACGCCCTGAACGAGGTGATCGAGGATCGACTGGAGAAGCTACGGGAACTCGGTGTCACGGGGAAACGAAGCGCCGATCTCTCCGAAAACGATCTCCAGTCGATGCGCGCCGAGCTCCAGAAGCTGATGAACAACGACCAGTCGGAGGGGTACAAGGGAATGTCCCTGCACGCGGAGATCCGCAAACTCAAAACTGCGGTGACCTACGTCGAGACCCAGAGCGTCGAGGCGCTGGAACGGTACTTCGACCGGCTTCGGAACGCCGCCCGCTCTTCGGGGGCGTCGAAGGCCGACCAGCGGCTCGTCTCGGACCCGCGGATCCGGCAGGCGATGAAAGACGTCAACGCCTACGACGACATCCATCCCAAGTTCTCGCGAATGCACGTCCTGCTCGCCGAGACGCTGGGCATCGAGCAGGGCGAGCGCGTCATCGTCTTTACCGAGTCCCGGGACACAGCCGAAATCCTCACCGACTTTTTGAACGAGAACTTCGACGCTCGCCGCTTTGTCGGGCAGGGCGACCGCGAAGGGAGCGACGGGATGACCCAGAAGGAACAACAGGAGACGCTCGACGCGTTCCGCAACGCCGAGTTCGAGGTGCTCGTCTCCACGTCGGTCGCCGAGGAAGGGCTGGATGTCCCCGAGGTCGATCTCGTGCTCTTTTATGAACCTGTGCCGACGGCGATTCGATCGATCCAGCGCAAGGGGCGAACGGGTCGACAGGACGAGGGCCGGGTCGTCGTCCTCCTGGCCGAGGACACCCGCGACGAGGCGTACTTCTGGATCTCGCGGCGGCGCGAACAGCAGATGGAAGACGAGTTGCGGGAGCTAAAGAGCGCGACCGACGAGATCGTCGAGGAGCTAGACGACAGCCAGCAACAGCTCGGTGACTTCGGGGGTTCGGCGGAGGCGGCGTCCGCCGATGGCGGTGGTACTGGGGCAAGCGCGAGCGATCCGGGGTCGGACGTCCAGCCCGGGTTACAGGAGTTCGCGGGAGACGGTGAGGATAGAGATGAGGGGGACGAACCCGAGGACGACGCCGATGAGGGGGATGCCGAACCAACCGAAGAAGACGCCGACGACGCGGTCGTCGCCACCCCGGACACCGAGGACGACCGGATCGAGATCGTCGCCGACCAGCGCGAACTCGACGCCAACATCGCCCGGGAGCTCTCGAAACGGGAAGACGTCCAGACGCGACTGGAGACGCTCGCAGTCGGCGACTACATCCTCTCGGATCGCGTCGCCGTCGAGCGAAAGACCGTCGACGACTTCCTCGATACGCTGACCGGCGGGGATCGCTCGATGTTCGAGCAGGTCGGCGACGCCGCCCGCCACTACTCCCGGCCCGTGGTGATCATCGAGGGAGCCGACCTCTACGGGAAACGGGACGTCCACCCGAACGCGATCCGGGGGGCCCTGTCGAGCCTCGCGGTCGATTTCGGCGCGAGCGTCCTGCGGACCGAAGACGAGGACGAAACCCGGGAGCTACTGGCGGTGATCGCCGGGCGAGAACAGGAAAACGAGGACCGCGAGGTCTCGGTGCACGGCGAGAAACAGTCGAAGACGCTGGCCGAACAGCAAGAGTACGTGGTGGCGTCGATCGCCGACATCGGCCCCGTCACTGCTCGGTCCCTGCTCTCGGAGTTCGGCACCGTCGAGGCCGTGATGACCGCCCGTGAGGACGATCTGATGGAGGCCGAGGGCGTCGGGAAGGTCACTGCCGAGCGGATCCGAGAGGTTATCGGCGGCGAGTATACGGGACTGTGA
- the msrA gene encoding peptide-methionine (S)-S-oxide reductase MsrA, translating to MTDNSLAHATLGGGCFWCTEAAFKELDGVESVTSGYAGGHVENPSYRAVCQGTTGHAEVIQIAYDPDTISYVDLLEVFFTIHNPTTKDREGPDVGSQYRSIVLYHDEKQRELVEDFVYELDQSDAYDDEIVTEIERLETFYGAEAKHQDYFEKNPQDAYCRMHAGPKVEKVRKQFAE from the coding sequence ATGACTGATAACTCACTGGCCCACGCAACGCTGGGCGGGGGCTGTTTCTGGTGCACCGAAGCGGCGTTCAAGGAACTCGACGGCGTCGAGTCGGTAACCTCGGGCTACGCCGGCGGCCACGTCGAGAACCCGAGCTACCGGGCGGTCTGTCAGGGGACGACCGGCCACGCCGAAGTTATCCAGATCGCGTACGACCCCGACACGATCAGCTACGTCGACCTACTGGAAGTGTTTTTCACGATCCACAACCCGACCACGAAAGACAGGGAAGGGCCGGACGTGGGCTCGCAGTACCGCTCGATCGTGCTCTATCACGACGAGAAACAGCGTGAGCTCGTCGAGGACTTCGTCTACGAGCTCGACCAGTCCGACGCGTACGACGACGAGATCGTCACCGAGATCGAGCGCCTGGAGACGTTTTACGGGGCCGAGGCGAAACACCAGGATTACTTCGAGAAGAACCCACAGGACGCTTACTGCCGGATGCACGCCGGGCCGAAAGTAGAGAAAGTCCGCAAACAGTTCGCGGAGTAG